The following are from one region of the Moritella sp. 24 genome:
- the lon gene encoding endopeptidase La: MSFERTERVDIPVLPLRDVVVYPHMVIPLFIGREKSIRCLEAAMDTDKQIFLVAQKDAAQDDPQVDDLNNVGTVANILQMLKLPDGTVKVLVEGTQRAKLNSLSDGDDYFQAEIEYIISESVSDEEEDVLIRSAIGQFEGYIKLNKKIPAEVLTSVTAIDEAARLADTMAAHMPLKLEDKQVVLELSNVAERLEFLMAQMESEIDLLHVEKKIRTRVKKQMEKSQREYYLNEQMKAIQKELGESEDGVDEFEQLAEKIEQAQMPAEPKAKTIAELNKLKMMSPMSAEATVVRSYIDWMISVPWKKRSKVKKDIGKALEILDSDHYGLDKVKERILEYLAVQSRVNKLKGPILCLVGPPGVGKTSLGQSIAKATGRKYVRMALGGVRDEAEIRGHRRTYIGSMPGKLIQKMAKVEVRNPLFLLDEIDKMASDMRGDPASALLEVLDPEQNTSFNDHYLEVDYDLSDVMFVATSNSMNIPGPLLDRMEVIRLSGYTEDEKLNIAKQHLLDKQVERNGLKPKEISIEDSALMGIIRYYTREAGVRSLEREISKLCRKAVKQILLNKSLKSVTITQDNLSEYLGVQRFDFGKTESESRVGQVTGLAWTEVGGDLLTIETTSVPGKGKLNYTGSLGEVMQESIQAAMTVVRSRAEKLRINNDFYEKRDIHVHVPEGATPKDGPSAGIAMCTALVSSLTGNPVRANVAMTGEITLRGEVLPIGGLKEKLLAAHRGGIKRVLIPKENERDLEEIPANVIGDLEIHPVRWIDEVLELALEHSPAGFEVVSK; this comes from the coding sequence ATGAGTTTTGAGCGTACGGAACGCGTAGATATACCTGTATTGCCATTGCGTGATGTTGTGGTTTATCCCCACATGGTAATTCCTTTGTTTATTGGCCGAGAAAAGTCAATTCGTTGTCTTGAAGCCGCAATGGATACAGATAAACAAATATTTTTAGTTGCACAAAAAGATGCAGCTCAAGATGATCCCCAAGTTGATGATCTGAATAACGTGGGTACAGTCGCTAATATTTTACAAATGTTGAAATTGCCTGATGGTACGGTCAAAGTATTGGTCGAAGGCACACAACGAGCTAAATTAAATAGCTTGAGTGATGGTGACGACTACTTCCAAGCCGAGATTGAATATATTATCTCTGAGTCAGTATCTGATGAAGAAGAAGATGTACTTATTCGATCTGCAATCGGTCAGTTTGAAGGTTATATAAAACTAAACAAGAAGATCCCAGCTGAAGTACTAACATCAGTAACGGCGATCGACGAAGCTGCGCGTCTTGCAGATACAATGGCCGCACATATGCCATTGAAATTAGAAGACAAGCAAGTGGTATTAGAGCTAAGTAACGTTGCAGAACGTCTTGAGTTCCTAATGGCACAAATGGAATCTGAAATTGACCTATTACACGTAGAGAAGAAAATTCGTACACGTGTTAAAAAGCAGATGGAAAAAAGCCAGCGCGAATACTATTTGAATGAGCAAATGAAAGCGATTCAAAAAGAGCTTGGTGAGTCTGAAGATGGTGTTGATGAATTTGAACAATTGGCTGAAAAAATTGAGCAAGCACAGATGCCTGCTGAACCAAAAGCCAAAACCATTGCAGAGCTTAATAAATTAAAAATGATGTCACCTATGTCTGCAGAAGCAACTGTAGTGCGTAGTTATATCGATTGGATGATTTCAGTTCCTTGGAAGAAACGTTCGAAAGTTAAAAAAGACATTGGTAAAGCGCTAGAAATACTTGATTCAGACCATTATGGCCTAGATAAAGTAAAAGAACGTATTTTAGAATACCTAGCAGTGCAAAGCCGCGTAAATAAACTTAAAGGTCCAATTCTTTGTCTTGTCGGTCCTCCAGGTGTTGGTAAAACGTCTTTAGGTCAATCGATTGCGAAAGCAACAGGACGTAAGTATGTACGTATGGCACTCGGTGGCGTACGTGATGAAGCGGAAATCCGTGGACATCGTCGTACTTATATTGGTTCTATGCCGGGTAAACTAATCCAAAAAATGGCGAAAGTTGAAGTACGTAATCCGTTATTCTTATTAGATGAAATTGATAAGATGGCATCGGATATGCGTGGTGATCCTGCATCGGCATTACTGGAAGTATTAGACCCAGAGCAAAACACATCGTTTAACGATCATTACCTTGAAGTTGATTACGATCTGTCTGATGTAATGTTTGTTGCGACGTCGAACTCAATGAATATTCCTGGTCCATTACTTGACCGTATGGAAGTGATTCGTCTGTCGGGTTATACCGAAGATGAAAAGCTGAATATTGCTAAACAGCATTTACTGGATAAGCAAGTTGAGCGTAATGGTTTAAAACCAAAAGAAATTAGCATTGAAGATAGTGCATTAATGGGCATTATCCGTTATTACACTCGCGAAGCGGGCGTACGTTCACTTGAGCGTGAAATTTCTAAATTATGTCGTAAAGCTGTGAAGCAAATATTGCTGAACAAATCACTTAAATCAGTGACGATTACACAAGATAACTTATCTGAATATTTAGGCGTACAACGCTTTGATTTTGGTAAGACTGAAAGTGAAAGTCGTGTTGGTCAAGTGACGGGTCTTGCGTGGACAGAAGTGGGTGGTGATCTACTGACTATCGAAACAACATCTGTTCCAGGTAAAGGCAAGCTTAACTACACTGGTTCACTTGGTGAAGTGATGCAAGAGTCTATTCAAGCTGCGATGACGGTTGTTCGTTCTCGTGCTGAAAAACTTCGCATCAATAACGACTTCTACGAAAAACGTGATATCCATGTGCATGTACCAGAAGGCGCAACGCCAAAAGATGGTCCAAGTGCGGGTATTGCTATGTGTACAGCACTTGTATCTAGTTTAACGGGTAACCCTGTTCGTGCGAATGTTGCGATGACAGGTGAGATCACGTTAAGAGGTGAAGTATTACCAATCGGTGGCCTGAAAGAGAAATTACTTGCAGCGCATCGTGGTGGTATTAAACGTGTGTTGATACCAAAAGAAAATGAACGTGATTTAGAAGAGATCCCAGCAAATGTAATTGGCGATCTTGAGATTCATCCTGTTCGTTGGATTGATGAAGTGCTAGAGCTTGCTTTAGAGCATAGCCCTGCTGGTTTTGAAGTTGTGTCAAAATAG
- a CDS encoding ATP-binding cassette domain-containing protein, which yields MSEEITGIAADKSMQPLLRVEKLGKIYINPTGFFKRQEVIAVNDISFNLNRAETLAIIGETGSGKSTLARLLAGVIPPTTGNIYIDGCKLNDSNTDLRCRSIRMVFQDPETSLNPRTSVGQILDAPLQLNTDMSVSKRTEKISETLRLVGLLPEYATFYPPMLSSGQKQRIALARALILNPKIIIADDTLSTLDISLRSQMINLMLDLQKTIGISYIIVTHNMGLVKHISDKMIVMHQGECIEQGRTEQLFSKPTAALCGQILSNQYKMKKPGCQ from the coding sequence ATGTCAGAAGAAATAACAGGCATCGCTGCGGATAAATCGATGCAGCCTTTACTACGTGTTGAGAAGTTAGGAAAAATATATATTAATCCAACAGGCTTTTTTAAGCGTCAAGAAGTGATTGCTGTCAATGATATTTCATTTAATTTAAATCGCGCAGAAACGCTCGCCATTATTGGTGAAACAGGTTCGGGAAAATCAACATTAGCACGTTTGCTTGCGGGTGTGATCCCGCCGACGACGGGCAATATTTATATTGATGGCTGCAAGCTCAATGACAGTAATACTGACTTACGTTGTCGCTCGATAAGAATGGTGTTTCAAGACCCAGAAACATCACTCAACCCACGAACAAGCGTGGGTCAAATATTAGATGCACCGCTACAGCTAAACACCGATATGTCGGTAAGTAAACGTACAGAGAAAATCTCTGAAACATTACGTTTAGTGGGTTTACTACCTGAGTATGCAACCTTTTATCCGCCCATGTTATCCAGTGGTCAGAAACAACGTATTGCACTAGCAAGAGCGCTGATATTAAACCCAAAAATAATTATTGCAGATGATACACTATCGACGCTCGATATATCATTACGCTCACAGATGATTAACCTCATGTTAGATCTGCAAAAAACCATTGGTATCTCCTATATCATCGTGACTCACAATATGGGACTAGTGAAGCATATCAGCGATAAAATGATTGTGATGCATCAAGGGGAATGTATCGAGCAAGGTCGTACCGAACAGCTGTTTTCTAAGCCAACAGCTGCATTATGTGGACAAATATTATCAAATCAATACAAAATGAAAAAGCCAGGCTGTCAATAA
- a CDS encoding HU family DNA-binding protein, giving the protein MNKAQLIDCVAAKADISKAAAGRAIDAMIESVTETLEKEESVTLVGFGTFSVRDRAARIGRNPQTGAEIQIAASKLPGFKAGKLLKDALKS; this is encoded by the coding sequence GTGAATAAAGCTCAACTGATAGATTGTGTTGCCGCTAAAGCTGATATTTCTAAAGCTGCTGCTGGCCGTGCTATTGATGCAATGATCGAATCTGTAACAGAAACTCTCGAAAAAGAAGAGTCTGTTACATTAGTGGGATTTGGTACTTTTAGTGTTCGCGATCGTGCGGCACGTATTGGTCGTAACCCACAAACAGGCGCAGAAATTCAAATAGCAGCATCTAAACTTCCAGGATTTAAAGCTGGTAAGTTATTAAAAGACGCATTGAAGTCTTAA
- a CDS encoding SurA N-terminal domain-containing protein: protein MLEKFREGSQGPGAKIILGAVIVTFALAGVSSYLGSGSAQSAATVNGVDISKQALENQVRNDRSRLESQQGESFAARWEQPEFQNQIRQQSLDTLVAQNLLQQMTDDLSLRIGDEKIRSYIFSMEQFQTDGVFNEERYISLLRQNGMTPAQFVERLRTDFAQQQLTDALVSSEFSLPSEVKLLAALQNQQRQLSQLIVPVNKFANDIAITDAEVSRYYEDSKAFFQTPQQASVDYILVDMKDISTGIELAADAAENYYNEHQSSYAQEDKRKVAHILVAFNDDEATAEKKAQALLTKIQLGADFAELAKTSSDDTFSGENGGELDWLEKDIMDPVFEAAAFALVNDGDVTSELVRSDFGFHIIKLLAVEPGKVKAFADVKTAIETRLKNEQAVSHFDELAEQLAEQAFEVPDSLDVASEETGLAIVSTELFSADAIPAPLNDPKIVSTLFDQDFIAEGLNSEIINLSDEQSIVVRINEYKAQSTKPLTDVNDEIIERLTATKAEQKALSFMTNVSAKINAGENIDAELATVDASFTAPEWLSRFDYTKADFKVLSKLFSMPKPAAEQATVATETSLSGDVTLLKFSSVRDAEMNAEEATRLGDTLKNINAQADYEMLIQTLIKAADVSYPVAE from the coding sequence ATGTTAGAGAAGTTCCGCGAAGGTTCACAAGGACCTGGCGCTAAGATTATTTTAGGCGCAGTGATCGTTACGTTTGCCCTTGCTGGTGTAAGTAGTTATTTAGGTAGTGGTAGCGCTCAGTCAGCTGCAACAGTGAATGGCGTTGATATTTCAAAGCAAGCGCTAGAGAATCAAGTTAGAAACGACCGTTCTCGTTTAGAGTCTCAACAAGGCGAATCATTTGCTGCTCGTTGGGAACAACCAGAATTTCAGAATCAAATTCGTCAGCAGTCACTCGATACCTTAGTAGCACAAAACCTACTACAACAAATGACAGATGATTTGTCATTGCGTATTGGTGATGAGAAGATCCGTAGTTATATTTTCTCTATGGAACAATTTCAAACTGACGGCGTTTTTAATGAAGAACGTTACATCAGTTTATTACGCCAAAACGGTATGACACCAGCGCAGTTCGTTGAACGCCTACGTACTGATTTTGCACAACAACAATTAACTGACGCATTAGTAAGCTCTGAATTTAGCTTACCAAGTGAAGTTAAACTTTTAGCGGCACTACAGAATCAACAACGTCAGCTAAGCCAGCTTATTGTACCAGTAAATAAATTTGCTAATGATATTGCTATTACTGATGCAGAAGTTAGCCGTTATTATGAAGACAGCAAAGCATTCTTCCAAACGCCTCAACAAGCGTCAGTTGATTATATCTTAGTTGATATGAAAGACATCAGTACTGGTATTGAATTAGCTGCTGATGCCGCTGAAAATTACTATAACGAGCATCAATCATCTTATGCACAAGAAGATAAGCGTAAAGTTGCGCATATCCTTGTTGCATTCAATGACGATGAAGCAACTGCAGAGAAAAAAGCGCAAGCATTGCTGACTAAAATTCAGTTAGGTGCAGATTTTGCTGAGCTAGCTAAAACATCATCAGACGACACGTTCAGTGGCGAAAATGGTGGTGAGCTAGATTGGTTAGAAAAAGATATTATGGATCCTGTGTTTGAAGCTGCTGCATTTGCCTTAGTGAATGACGGTGACGTAACATCTGAACTTGTTCGTAGTGACTTTGGTTTCCATATCATTAAGCTATTAGCGGTTGAACCAGGTAAAGTGAAAGCATTTGCTGATGTTAAAACAGCGATTGAAACGCGTCTTAAGAATGAACAAGCCGTATCTCATTTTGATGAGTTAGCAGAGCAGTTAGCTGAGCAAGCATTTGAAGTGCCTGATTCACTGGATGTTGCATCTGAAGAGACAGGTTTAGCGATTGTATCTACAGAGCTATTCTCTGCGGACGCAATTCCTGCACCATTAAATGATCCGAAAATCGTATCGACATTATTTGACCAAGATTTTATTGCTGAAGGCCTAAACTCTGAAATCATTAATCTGTCTGATGAGCAAAGTATTGTTGTTCGTATTAACGAATATAAAGCGCAATCAACGAAGCCATTAACGGATGTTAATGACGAAATCATTGAACGCTTAACAGCAACAAAAGCAGAGCAAAAAGCATTAAGCTTTATGACGAATGTATCAGCTAAAATCAATGCAGGTGAAAATATTGATGCAGAACTGGCAACAGTTGATGCAAGTTTCACTGCACCAGAATGGCTGAGTCGTTTTGATTACACAAAAGCAGACTTTAAAGTATTGAGCAAATTATTCTCAATGCCAAAACCAGCTGCAGAACAAGCGACAGTAGCAACTGAAACGTCGTTAAGCGGTGATGTAACATTACTTAAATTCTCATCTGTACGTGATGCTGAAATGAATGCTGAAGAAGCAACTCGTTTAGGCGATACGTTGAAGAATATTAATGCGCAAGCTGACTATGAAATGCTAATACAAACACTGATTAAAGCAGCTGATGTATCTTACCCTGTTGCAGAGTAA
- a CDS encoding oligopeptide/dipeptide ABC transporter ATP-binding protein: protein MALLDIRNLTIEIETPQGILKAVDRFNITLSDGEVRGLVGESGSGKSLVAKAIMGITKDNWRIRADRLRLGDIDLLNLTPVQRRRVMGKEIGMIFQDAAAHLDPSEKAGEQLAEAIPCDQFTGHFWNRFNWRKKQAIALLHKVGVKDHKKVMNSYPFELSEGLCQKVMIAMAIAKKPRLLIADEPTTAMEPKTQNQILRLLDKLNKLSHTTILLISHDLETVSLLADNMTVMYCGQMVESGTREQVFNHTHHPYTDALLRANPDFNRVPHKARLNTLAGQVPLLHHLPIGCRLGPRCPNAQKNCVITPPMQKVKGHMFSCHFPLNADELKGKKCQKK, encoded by the coding sequence ATGGCCTTACTCGATATTCGAAATCTCACCATTGAAATCGAAACGCCGCAGGGTATCTTAAAAGCGGTTGATAGATTCAACATTACTCTAAGTGATGGTGAAGTGCGTGGATTAGTGGGTGAATCAGGCTCAGGCAAAAGCCTAGTGGCAAAAGCCATTATGGGAATAACCAAAGATAACTGGCGTATTCGTGCAGACCGTTTACGATTAGGTGATATTGATTTACTTAACTTAACACCGGTACAACGTCGTCGTGTGATGGGCAAAGAGATCGGCATGATATTTCAAGATGCAGCCGCACATTTGGACCCATCAGAAAAAGCCGGTGAACAGCTTGCTGAAGCCATTCCTTGTGATCAGTTTACTGGCCATTTTTGGAATCGATTTAACTGGCGTAAAAAACAAGCCATTGCCCTACTGCATAAAGTGGGCGTAAAAGATCATAAAAAAGTCATGAATAGCTATCCATTTGAGCTCTCTGAAGGGCTTTGCCAAAAAGTGATGATCGCAATGGCAATTGCGAAAAAACCGCGTCTACTGATTGCTGACGAACCAACAACAGCAATGGAGCCAAAAACACAGAATCAAATTTTACGTTTACTTGATAAATTAAATAAATTATCACACACCACTATTCTCCTTATTAGCCACGATTTAGAAACCGTAAGTCTATTAGCAGATAATATGACGGTGATGTATTGCGGACAAATGGTTGAAAGCGGTACACGAGAACAAGTATTTAATCACACTCACCACCCTTATACAGATGCGTTATTACGTGCCAATCCTGATTTTAATCGAGTTCCACACAAAGCGCGCTTAAATACCTTGGCGGGACAAGTGCCACTATTGCACCATTTACCCATCGGTTGTCGACTCGGCCCTCGTTGCCCTAATGCGCAAAAAAACTGTGTGATCACGCCACCGATGCAAAAAGTAAAAGGCCATATGTTTAGTTGCCACTTCCCTCTCAATGCAGATGAATTAAAAGGTAAAAAATGTCAGAAGAAATAA
- a CDS encoding ABC transporter permease subunit has protein sequence MPNINIFADEHILSPAEQTWKHYSSQQIAMAALWALGLLFFLLIFAPLIAPHEPDLRQAHLLLQPPSWDEQGTVDYFFGTDDLGRDVLSRLLYGLRLTFGNALLISIIALVIGTTIGITAAISRGLLSSTLHHIMDTALSIPSLLLAIIFISILGPGLDHSLLAILLASIPQFIRGVYLSVYQELQKEYIVALKLDGANNYRIIRYGVFPNIIETLVNLLTRAISSAIIDISALGFLGLGAQRPLSEWGTMLSGATDLVFIAPWTVVLPGLAILVTIFIINVVGESLRQSVIAGVD, from the coding sequence ATGCCCAACATTAATATCTTTGCGGATGAACATATTCTTTCTCCTGCAGAACAAACATGGAAACATTATTCATCGCAGCAAATTGCGATGGCCGCGTTATGGGCGCTTGGTCTTCTATTTTTCCTATTGATTTTTGCGCCACTGATTGCACCGCACGAACCGGATTTACGACAAGCTCATTTACTACTTCAGCCACCCTCATGGGATGAACAGGGCACTGTCGACTATTTCTTTGGTACTGACGATTTAGGCCGAGATGTACTCTCACGATTACTGTACGGATTACGTTTAACCTTCGGTAATGCCCTACTCATTAGTATTATCGCCCTCGTCATCGGCACCACGATCGGTATTACAGCCGCAATCAGCCGTGGTCTTTTATCAAGTACCTTACATCACATTATGGATACGGCTTTATCAATTCCGTCTCTGTTATTAGCGATTATTTTTATCTCGATACTGGGTCCTGGTTTAGACCATAGTTTATTAGCGATTTTATTGGCATCTATCCCACAATTTATTCGTGGCGTGTATTTGTCGGTGTATCAAGAACTGCAAAAAGAATACATTGTTGCCCTCAAATTAGATGGTGCAAATAACTACCGTATTATCCGTTATGGCGTATTCCCGAACATTATTGAAACCCTTGTAAACTTACTTACTCGTGCGATCTCATCAGCTATAATTGATATTAGTGCATTAGGGTTTTTAGGCTTGGGGGCCCAGCGCCCTCTATCAGAATGGGGGACCATGTTATCAGGCGCGACAGACCTTGTGTTTATTGCACCTTGGACAGTGGTATTACCTGGACTAGCTATTTTAGTCACTATTTTCATTATTAATGTTGTTGGTGAAAGTTTAAGACAATCTGTTATTGCGGGAGTTGATTAA
- the sapA gene encoding ABC transporter substrate-binding protein SapA: MHIPNLVKYILPLTVLLLLTACDEQTQIKQDGLSYCTEGSPSSFNPQTATSNVTLDATTSQLYDRLLFIDPNTQQFKAGLAIDWEISEDRLSYRFFLRKDVRFHQTDYFTPTRPFNADDVIFSFARILDKANPYHDVSTTGYPFFEGIELDQQIKSLIKIDNYTIEFNLVLPDSSFIANLASDFSVILSAEYADTLIALNKKVDIDHLPIGTGPFKFKEYRTDNFIRYQRHDDYWGDNANIKQLIFDITPNSSSRLAKLLTQECDIMAYPAASQVEMISEHDRVNISVETGLNVAYWAFNTEKAPFNNPKIRRALAHTINQDTLLQAVYYNTGVNAKSILPPVSWAYNPYLKSYKYNLAYARQLLTEAGYPNGFSMDIMALKSSQVYNPDAVKMAELIQSELAQIGIEVRIIKYEWQLMEKKLRQSEYDSYLLGWVADNNDPDNFFRFQLSCNAITTGSNYTRWCNSEFDELINQAVTETEYIERVTLYYRAQEIIQQELPLIPLAHSLRLHAYSSGLKGVETTAFGGINFINTVRQ; encoded by the coding sequence ATGCATATTCCAAATTTAGTTAAATACATACTGCCACTAACCGTTCTTTTATTATTAACGGCGTGTGATGAACAAACGCAAATAAAACAAGACGGTTTGTCTTATTGCACAGAGGGGAGCCCCAGCTCATTTAACCCTCAAACGGCAACATCAAATGTGACCTTGGATGCGACGACTAGTCAACTCTATGATCGTCTACTATTTATTGATCCTAATACCCAACAATTTAAAGCGGGATTAGCCATTGATTGGGAAATATCAGAAGACCGCCTTTCCTATCGCTTTTTCTTACGCAAAGATGTTCGGTTTCATCAAACCGATTACTTTACGCCAACCAGACCATTTAATGCTGATGATGTCATTTTTAGCTTTGCGCGTATTTTAGATAAAGCGAATCCTTATCATGACGTATCAACAACAGGCTATCCTTTCTTCGAAGGCATTGAATTAGATCAACAAATCAAATCATTGATTAAAATTGATAATTACACGATCGAGTTTAATCTTGTTCTACCTGACTCATCGTTTATTGCTAATTTAGCCAGCGATTTTAGTGTTATTTTATCCGCTGAATATGCAGATACCTTGATCGCGCTAAACAAAAAAGTGGATATCGATCACTTACCCATTGGTACAGGCCCATTTAAGTTTAAAGAATACCGCACTGATAATTTTATCCGTTATCAACGACATGACGATTACTGGGGAGACAATGCAAATATCAAACAATTGATCTTTGATATTACGCCAAATTCATCGTCACGCTTAGCGAAACTGTTGACGCAAGAGTGCGATATCATGGCCTACCCAGCCGCGAGCCAAGTCGAGATGATCAGTGAACACGATAGGGTCAATATATCCGTAGAAACGGGATTAAACGTGGCATACTGGGCATTTAATACCGAAAAAGCACCGTTCAACAACCCTAAGATCCGTCGCGCATTAGCACATACCATTAATCAAGATACGTTATTACAAGCGGTTTATTATAATACTGGTGTCAACGCTAAATCTATTTTGCCTCCCGTGTCTTGGGCCTATAATCCTTATCTTAAAAGTTATAAATATAACCTTGCATATGCACGCCAATTATTAACTGAAGCCGGTTATCCAAATGGCTTTAGCATGGACATAATGGCGCTTAAATCGTCACAAGTTTATAATCCAGACGCCGTTAAAATGGCCGAATTGATTCAATCCGAGTTAGCACAGATTGGTATCGAAGTGAGAATTATTAAATATGAATGGCAGCTCATGGAAAAGAAATTACGACAGAGTGAATATGATAGTTACCTGTTAGGTTGGGTCGCTGATAATAATGATCCTGATAATTTCTTCCGTTTCCAACTCAGCTGTAATGCCATTACGACTGGTTCGAATTATACTCGCTGGTGCAACTCTGAGTTTGATGAGTTAATTAACCAAGCAGTAACAGAAACAGAATACATTGAACGCGTCACGCTTTATTATCGTGCTCAAGAAATTATCCAACAAGAATTACCGCTCATTCCACTGGCCCACTCTTTGCGCTTGCATGCCTACTCCAGTGGCCTAAAAGGGGTTGAAACTACCGCCTTCGGTGGTATCAACTTCATTAATACAGTACGGCAATAA
- a CDS encoding ABC transporter permease subunit, translated as MFFYIIRRINLLVITVTALTIIGFYLRSRVANDLALDGNLFSNYFDYLIAITQGDLGVTTGTGQPVLDEILTVFPATLELCFSAFILSIAIGVPIGTMAGMQRGSSLDGTIMGVSLFIFSIPVFWLASLVMMYFALNWSWLPVTGRLNLLYEIDSVTGFMLIDTLISDSPHSQDAFYDALKHLILPTVVLATVPTTEVIRQMRNHVSDVMKQKYIKAAASKGLSKTEIIMRHVLRNAIPNMIPHLGLQFSTVLTTAMVTEAVFSWPGIGRWLINSIYQQDHAAIQGGMLTVAIFVVTANVLTEILTVVIHPIRRKELYAQH; from the coding sequence ATGTTTTTTTATATAATAAGACGTATTAATCTACTCGTTATTACAGTAACAGCGTTAACCATTATTGGTTTCTACCTACGCAGTCGCGTAGCGAATGATTTAGCCTTAGATGGTAACCTATTCAGTAATTATTTCGATTATTTGATCGCTATTACGCAAGGTGATTTAGGTGTTACGACGGGGACAGGCCAACCGGTTTTAGATGAAATTTTAACGGTATTTCCTGCAACGTTAGAGCTCTGTTTTAGTGCCTTTATTCTCTCCATTGCTATAGGTGTCCCTATTGGTACGATGGCGGGTATGCAACGAGGCAGTTCGCTCGACGGAACGATCATGGGTGTGTCGTTATTTATATTTTCAATTCCGGTGTTCTGGCTTGCCTCGTTAGTGATGATGTACTTTGCACTTAACTGGAGTTGGTTGCCAGTCACAGGTCGCTTAAATTTACTTTATGAAATTGATTCAGTCACCGGTTTCATGCTTATTGATACGCTTATCTCTGATAGCCCTCATAGCCAAGACGCATTTTATGATGCGCTTAAGCATTTGATCTTACCTACCGTTGTATTAGCAACCGTCCCGACAACGGAAGTGATTCGTCAAATGCGTAATCACGTCAGCGATGTAATGAAGCAAAAATACATTAAAGCAGCCGCAAGTAAGGGATTAAGTAAAACCGAAATTATCATGCGTCATGTATTACGTAACGCCATTCCAAATATGATCCCACATCTCGGTTTACAATTTAGTACCGTATTAACCACTGCAATGGTCACTGAAGCCGTATTTTCGTGGCCCGGTATTGGTCGTTGGTTAATTAACAGTATTTACCAGCAAGACCACGCAGCCATTCAAGGTGGCATGTTAACCGTAGCTATTTTTGTGGTTACTGCAAATGTACTGACCGAAATATTGACTGTCGTTATTCATCCAATTCGCAGGAAAGAACTTTATGCCCAACATTAA